Below is a window of Phoenix dactylifera cultivar Barhee BC4 chromosome 7, palm_55x_up_171113_PBpolish2nd_filt_p, whole genome shotgun sequence DNA.
ACGAGGCCATTGGGAACGAAGAACATGAGAATCACCAGCACGCACCAGCACACGATCTTCGCCATCCATCCACCATGGTGCAGCCGATCGCGTGGATCCTTCTGATCCTTAATCCCCGCCATCAGAAGGGCCAGGATCGTAAAGAAGAGGAAATTCCCGAGGCTGACACGAAGCACGGCATCCGTCTCGAACCACTCCCTATCCGGCGTCCGATGGAAGTGATTGATCCCTACAAAAACCCCAAGAATTAGAAATCCACCACCCAAATTGGATCACCGAAGACGAATAAGGATGAACTGGGATTCTAGGGCTTACAGGGGAGTTTCTCCATGAGGGGGGCAGCAACCTCGCGGAGGATCCAGGAGACGATGAGGGAGAGAGCAAAGAGGCCGCAATAGGCGATGCGGGCGGAGCGGCGGCTGATCCCGCCGACAACCGACCGGCACGCCTCGCAGGCGCAGGCCGCGCAGCACGAAGCGAGGCACGACGCCGCCCACATCTCCCCTCgaactcctcttcttctccttcttctccttcttcgggATGGCAAGAAACCCTAATGTCCTGATCTAAGAAACCCTAATATCCTGATCTGAGAAACCCTAGACCACAGGGAAGGAGAGGTGGGGAAAATCGCACTTTAGCTCCTTTTTAACCGGAGGAGGACGGGGAAAAACAATACGTCAAGAGGAGGAAGTCTCAAAAGAGCCGGGTCCGGGGTCCCGGGTTCGGGGTCCGGGGTCCGGGGTCCGTGGTCCGAGACCTAAAAGTCGGCGCTCATTCGCGACTACCGCTTATGTGGATTATGTAGAGTTGTAGACCTAATTGAATACTAATTTAAGTTCAAATAAAATTGTTATCCATTATTGAGCATTAAATTACTTATGAGGATAATTATTTAGAGGTTCCTAATTGAATACTAATTATTTGTAAGTTCAAATAAAATTGTTATCCATTAAATTACTTATGAGTAACTACTAAGTGTCATTAGTTTTAGTTATAATCGGTTCATTTGGGGCCATAAATGGAAAGAAATGGTATGTTTTACCCAGTTTCGACGGCATGTAGGAATGAAAATTATGCGGTCTTTCCTAATGAGAGCCAActaattgaagtttttgaagtaTAATATTATGtgaaaatttgttaaaattttTATCATACGACtacattttgctttcttaattaGATTATTCGaccttcttcaacttttattaTTGGTCTGACTTCATAATTATATCTTATATTAacctccaacaaaaaaaaaaatattcagcaATGGTGGTCGAGTGGATTCGGAATAACGAGTAGAAGAACGATGGCCAcccattgcttagagactgaCTCATTTCAGATTGCTCATGTATATTGAAAAACGAATAGAACTGCAAACTGAGTCGTCTCCTTCATCACTTACCATTCGAAAAAAGATCCTTTGGATGTGTTTTGTAGCCGCCCTCTCATCCTTACGCCATCTCCTTTCCATCGACTCAATTGACTGCACTCACTCTATAGCAGTGTGAGCAGATACGGACTATGGAGTTATTACGTCAATATGCATTTTGTTGGCAATACGTGAAGTGTTGAGAGAATCAGATGAGAACTTCTAGGGGAGTTAATTTGATAGCCTTTAGCTTTCTACACACTGCCACATGTGGTAGGCTTAGCGCGTTGTGTAGGTTGTATCTATCCAACTCTTGCTTCAAATTTCATGGTATTTGATCCCAAGATCAATGTATTAGAGCCTTAATGAATGCTTCGAAGGAATAGGATGCAAGGATGGCTCAATATTTGCCAATTCCACTATTGGACAGTATCATCAtagataataatttaaaatgaaCTGAAAatcaaaccattttaaaatgcGAATCCAAATCCATACACATTTCACGCAGATTCACTCAATGCTGGCGACAATTTAACAACTTGCTTCCAACTGGCTGCATTTTGCTTGTGACCTCAGCTGTTCTGAACAATTGCTGAGAACAGCATCTGATTAATATCCTCATCAGTGTTTTTCTCATCTCCTGAAAAAAGGATATCTCCTTAGTCTTCCTAACAATATTTTGTGTCAACAGAAAAGCTTATAGGTGCCCTTACCTGTCTTTCCTCTCACTTGAGCTGTCCACTCATCAATAACCTGTGAAAATGAAAGTGTTAGTTGAGACAAGTTGCTGATTAACTGAAACTACATGAACCTATGAAATTATAGtcccataattttttttccttaatcCATTAGTCCTTTTCCCAACTATGTGGCATCGGCAACAACTAATAAAAACATTAatcttaaaagaagaagaagaagaagaagaagaagaagaagaagaagaagaattgtAATTTTTAGACAAAAATTGATATACAAACTGTTAGTGAGAAAACTTTTATTTGTCAGATAATATATGTGAAAAATTTTATTTGTGAGATAATAACCACAATTCTTCAGTACTGTAGAAGCATAAACAATTATAACTCAAATGCAATTTGGTCATCATGAGACACAAATAATGATTGCCTCAAATGACGAATAGTATGAATTGCCAGATGCCTCTATTTGCACAATTAGAATGCTTACAATTAATTATAGTGCAATAGGTGGTTCATGGAAGGAGCAGTGTCTAGATAATACACAGTTTATTGATCATAAGTTTCACCCAGAAAGTCCATGGATATGTGCAAGTTCTGCAGTCTTTGCTCCAACGAGTCCAATTCTAATGTGcaagcaactccattttcatggGGTTAGCTGAGTAAGTTTAACAGCAAAACAAACTAACGCATCAAAATATTCtcacatcctataaaagttggTAGAATATTTGAATTAATGTAACTATAAATTCGAGCTCGTTAATTTGCATAAAAATGTTATAACAAGTCCTCATTTTACATTTATTATTGCAAGCTAACACTTTATCTGGTACTGACAAAACTCCTTGCTGTGGCATCTTTTCAAGACAATGCACTTGACTTTTAATTATGGCTGCATTCTAAATAAGCATGCATTTCTTAAGCACAACGTGGAAATGCAATGACAAAATGGTCAAGTGAAACTACAAGTCTTATGAACCATGGACTGAACCTTGGCACTTAACCAGCAAGATACAGCACAGAACAATATGGCACTATACTGTCCTCATCTGCACTAGACGTGTGGCAAATGGTGCTTTAATCCTTGCAAGGAAACAGTATGAACAGTTGAAAGTTtttcatataactttaaatctttAATCCTTGAAAGTCTTATGAACAATAAGCCATAGGGCCCTGGCTTTCATTTTAAGAATTAACTGATAGAAAAGAGAGCTATAAAAAGAGGAAGACCACTAAGGAGAAACAGTAAAGAAAAAGAGTACTACCTGATTTAAATTTGTGTATGCAATGTCGTCGGATTCAGTTAAAAGTGGCAGACCAGAAGATGCAAGCAAGCGCTGCAATGAACTCCTCTGCCCAACCAAAGTTGTCCTCGCTTTGTCTATAAGATCCTGCTAGTATGAACAGAGTTTGTTTCTGCTTGCAGAAATTCTTGCCAAAACATGTGCAGTATGACATAAATCACATTACATTTAGCaacaaagcaaatatagcagTGATTACTTATTTGATTTAGACATTTTTTATGAGGATTGCAAAATGATGCATTTACAAACAGTTGTCTCACCTGGCCTAGTTCACAACATGAAAATGTTTTTCCTATTAATGTTTGTATATTAAATTATGTTCGTTAGTTTCCTTTTAATAAAGTTCATGACAACAGGTTCCCTGATACTTATCATTAGAGAAGATTCGTCCATCTTATATCTTCAGCATGAGATTTCCCGCTCAAGTCTAACCTGTATCTGTTCCCTGACAGTCTAAATAAAGACAAAGATAATCAAAATCAGCATTCTGGCTGATCATCTCTATTATAAAAGTCCTTTTCCATACATTTCCacatcaaaacatatctatGCAAAGGTTTTATAAGGAATTTCCCAACAGAGATCATTTCAGATTTCGATACTTCTGCGTCTCTAAAAATTCATTTGTCCCTTTTGCATTGCTATCATCGAGCACCAATGACTTCTTGTGACTTTACATTCTTAATGCCCATTTGAACAGGTAGCTTTGCTGATCCAATGCTCCAAGAATTGATTTAGCCCCTTGAAATAACTTCACTCCTCACTGAACTCCCACCCATAGTTAATGGCCCAAACAATAACACTATCTTTTTCACTAAATGTAGCTTATCAGAATTAACCAAGAAAAAGATTCAGCAGTACCagcaagagaggaagaaagagagattttttttatttaaaaaaaaaaaagaaaaggagaagacgaagaagaagaatagaagCTTGCAATTCATCTTGACCTAATTTCCTTCCTTTCAAGGATTTAGATGGAGAAGTAGAGAAAGAAAGATAACCCCCCCCTTACCTGTTTTTCCGCGAGGAGCTCACGGCACAGCTCCTTGAGCGAGACCAGCTCCCCCTGGATCTTCTTGATCCGAGCGACAATCTTGCAAGGGTTCGCCTGCAGACCGACCGACGACATCCAGATCAAGAACCGCAACATCGCCAAAGAAAACCTAGATTtctttctttcaattttttttttctttggttgaagAATTAAGCAGCAAGGCTCCTCTGTCCTCCAAATCCATGGATCTGGTGGATTTGCGATCATAAGTCTCGCATAAACCCTCGACGGATGGACCGAGCGTACGGATCTTGGAATTAGTTAATCTAGGGTTTAAGTGAAAAAGCGAGAGAATACGTACGTGGTCGGGATAGGATCGCTGGAATTCGAGGTCGAGGTGGCGCTGGACGACGGCGAGGTCGCGGCTCGCTTTGCTCAACACCTTCAACACCTCGTCCACCGCTTGGTGGCGCCGCTCCCccatctctctcactctctctctcctcccccctCCTTCTCTTGTTTTCCCTCCTCCCGCCTTGGGTCTCTTTTTGAAGTAGTTGAGTAGGCCGacgcccaacccgacccgtgatGCAACGAACCGACTCTTCGAATAAGCCGGGCCGAGCCGGGTTCAGTGGACGTAAGCGATTCCCGGATTGGCAATATAATAGTCCGAGTGGGTTATGATCTATGAAATAAAATGTGCATGAACCGTTATCCTGCTATACCGGTTAtctgttgtatttttttttttcccttaaaaTCATTTGAAACAGATTTCATGCATGTTACGTTTGGTATATGCTTATTCTTCTTAAAACCTTTGacagattcagatttgtctTCTTAGAGCTTCTGCTAGATTTTCATTGTATGCAACTCAATTGTATGTCATGGACGgattaattttgtttttctgaGTAACAAAATGCTCTGGTTGCCACCGATGACCAATGGATGGCTGCGTGTGCACCGCACGTGAGTGGAAAGATTGTAACAATCTCTCGTCTTACATAGATTCCATCATTCCAATTGTTGGGTGATAATAAACTCCTAGATTAAAAAATTACTATaccatatctttgtttttaagcaaaaaaagaatttttttttgctgcaACGGATGGCTTATATACGTCTAGTATGAATATattgaaaaaaatcaaaatacaacaaatttcaaattgtTTTAGGCAACTTCTTCTCTCCAACCTATATGGCCTTTCAGAATGGTCGACTACAAATGAGGCTACCCAATCTACAGCCTTTTTGGCCTCTTTATATACATGTTTAGTCTAGAAAGCATTATACCCAGTTATCAAAGCCCGAATATTTCGAAGCAAAGTGTGGCACCCACCTATGCCACCAGTGCCCTGTTTCATTCATTGTTCGCCAtctattttattacaaaatttagTATGtgcagaaaaaataattttaatttattatttattataaagaTTTCATGTTTTCATTTGGCTAGAATATGATGGGAATGACATTTCTAcgaaaatgaaaattaaaatattgaaaagaataaatatgACTCTTAGGGTATTAAGGTGACACTATTAAAAcattgatccaaaaaaaaattatggagaaAGACCATCTCATGGAACTACAAAAAATGGCAGAAAAAAGGTTCTATTCGATGATTGCACCCCTGGACATGTCTATTCGATGGTTAGAGAAGTTCTAGGCTTCGTCACAAGTCCCATTACTTACAATTTACGAAATATTTGTGGCGAAGGATTGAAGTTGACGGTAACTGTCGATCCTAAGCTAACCAACCTACCCGTGGAATCTTTGGCATCAAAGTAAATACAATTGATGGCACATGGGCAATGCTGTAAATTTCAAATCGTTTGTTGAATAGACTCGAAACCTAGGAGTTCAGTTTATGCCTTGCTTAGCTCAACATGTCGAGGGATCGGCATAAAATGAGGGAGATAAGTTAGGTGGCCAAGAGAGACATGGTGAATCCTTATGTCTAGTATTTGTTCTAGCAGCATTTTACCTAAAAgcttttatatataatattttattttattgaaatattatttttagaaaactgatatttagaaaaataaattttgtatGTTCGATTGATCATGTAAAAGTTGTACATTTTAAAATGACTTATGTTTAATTGAGcatctaatttttttaaaaaaatataaaaatacattATATGCTAAAAGAAAGGATCTTGCTCCATTTTAACTAAAAGTTTAAaaatacttttttaaaaaaaaatagcataatTCCCGGCTGCTAGGACTTTGAGTTTTCTATATCTTACatgtttttaaaatattagaattttatttttattagaaagcttttttttatttttttgaaaattcaaaCGAAATAtgaagtatttttttatttttttgttgggagagagagaggcgtcTAAAAATATCTGGCGTAAACTTTGGATAACTCTAGAAGATTTCATGGTCCTCCAACAATGCCACGTGTGGTGGTAGTTGAGCTTTAAGGCGGATTCAAGTAGCTAAGTGGTTGGACTCAAAATTTCACAACCAACTAGTGCAGCAACCATAATTgagattttaatttttgaaaccaTTTGTTTTAAAAGGTAGGTGATGGCAAGAATTGAAGCATAACAGCGTGTGCCCAATTTTAGGTTTGATGATGcatctaaattttaaaattgaaaAACTAACATGTGGATGGGTTAGTGGTGAACGCATGCACCAAAAAAAACGTGCGCGCCAAATGCGGATGGATCGCCTCTTTTGCTGTATACCATTCGAAAGAGTTTTTTTAGATCTAGCAacctttagttttttttttttttacttaggCGGATCCTTTATACTATGCAtatacgaatacatccaataaaatcaaaatacacTACGTGCAGGCAGCCACTCAGTCGGCCGCCTCATTagcttctctgaatacatgcttggcctggaaggTCACCCATCCTTCATCATTATCCCTATGTTCCGAATCaaaatcttcattttttttgctttgtgtAGTTTGCTTGATTCTGATGTAGCTGGTTGTGCTCGTACTAGAGTTGTGTGAGCAGCCGATtcctatatataaaaataaaaattttaaaaaaaatttggataggATTCTTTAGATTTCTTAAATATATAAagattttaaataacattatatatatatatatatatatat
It encodes the following:
- the LOC103710455 gene encoding uncharacterized protein LOC103710455; protein product: MGERRHQAVDEVLKVLSKASRDLAVVQRHLDLEFQRSYPDHANPCKIVARIKKIQGELVSLKELCRELLAEKQDLIDKARTTLVGQRSSLQRLLASSGLPLLTESDDIAYTNLNQVIDEWTAQVRGKTGDEKNTDEDINQMLFSAIVQNS